A stretch of Flavobacterium sp. N1994 DNA encodes these proteins:
- a CDS encoding M13 family metallopeptidase, whose amino-acid sequence MKFSTFSKTLLTAVVFTTVFQSNAQQKAPGIDVSLMDKSVSPKDNFFQFVNGTWLKNTEIPADKTRWGSFDELRQNTDKDALAILKTAAKNSKYNSKTDQGKAINIYKAAMDTVARNKQGINPIKPYLAKIDAVKNIKDLEKLMIYAESKGGGVGFFGFGIGADDKNSNRNVVNLGVGGLGLPDRDYYVSDDKDSKEKREKYQAHVARMLSFLGTSPAQAKTDAEKILALEIAMSKPRLDRVERRDARKQYNPTAIGDLQKMTPVIDWNSYLKGIGITKIDTVIVSQPRYMAALQTIFTENKVEDWKAYMRWMLLRGSASQLSTNIETANWEFYGKTLTGALKQRPRHEKALQVVNGTVGEALGKLYVEKMFPAEAKAKAEKMIKNVIRAFEGRINNLTWMSAETKKKAIQKLNTITIKIGYPDKWKDYSALTVKSPKEGGSYFEDLKNVAEWNWKKDLDKLGKPVDKTEWGMSPQTVNAYYNPSYNEIVFPAAILQPPFYNYKADEAVNYGGIGAVIGHEISHGFDDEGSRYNAEGNLVDWWTADDLTKFTALGTALADQYSALEPLPGIHVDGKFTLGENIGDLGGINAAYDGLQLYLKENGNPGLIDGYTPEQRLFISWATIWRSKMRDEAIKNQVKTDPHSPGMFRAYVPLLNLDTFHAAFDIKQGDGMYVEPSKRVKIW is encoded by the coding sequence ATGAAGTTTAGTACTTTCTCAAAAACATTGTTAACAGCAGTTGTATTTACAACAGTTTTTCAAAGCAATGCTCAGCAAAAAGCCCCAGGAATTGATGTGTCTTTAATGGACAAATCAGTAAGCCCAAAAGACAATTTCTTTCAATTTGTGAACGGAACTTGGTTAAAGAATACCGAAATTCCTGCAGATAAAACCCGTTGGGGAAGTTTTGATGAATTACGTCAAAACACAGATAAAGATGCATTAGCTATCTTGAAAACAGCAGCAAAAAACTCAAAATACAATTCGAAGACTGACCAAGGGAAAGCGATTAATATTTACAAAGCCGCTATGGATACCGTAGCAAGAAACAAACAAGGGATTAATCCAATAAAACCGTATTTGGCAAAAATTGATGCCGTTAAGAACATCAAAGATTTAGAAAAGTTGATGATTTATGCTGAATCTAAAGGTGGCGGTGTTGGGTTCTTTGGATTTGGAATTGGAGCTGATGATAAAAACAGTAACAGAAACGTAGTAAATCTTGGTGTTGGAGGATTAGGATTGCCTGACAGAGACTATTATGTTTCCGATGACAAAGATTCTAAAGAAAAGAGAGAAAAATATCAAGCGCATGTTGCAAGAATGTTATCATTTTTAGGAACAAGTCCAGCGCAAGCAAAGACAGATGCTGAAAAAATACTAGCTTTAGAAATAGCGATGTCAAAACCAAGATTAGACAGAGTTGAGAGAAGAGATGCTAGAAAACAATACAATCCAACAGCTATCGGAGATTTACAAAAAATGACACCCGTTATTGATTGGAACTCTTATCTAAAGGGTATTGGAATTACAAAAATTGACACTGTTATTGTTTCTCAACCAAGATATATGGCTGCTTTGCAAACCATTTTTACTGAAAATAAAGTAGAAGATTGGAAAGCCTACATGCGTTGGATGTTGCTAAGAGGTTCAGCAAGTCAATTGTCAACAAATATTGAAACCGCTAACTGGGAATTTTACGGAAAGACTTTAACAGGTGCTTTGAAACAAAGACCACGTCACGAAAAAGCACTTCAGGTAGTTAATGGAACTGTTGGAGAAGCATTAGGAAAATTATATGTAGAAAAAATGTTCCCAGCTGAAGCTAAAGCTAAAGCAGAGAAAATGATTAAAAATGTAATTCGTGCTTTTGAAGGTCGAATCAACAACTTAACATGGATGTCTGCTGAAACCAAGAAAAAAGCAATTCAAAAATTGAATACTATTACCATTAAAATTGGTTACCCAGACAAATGGAAAGACTACTCCGCTTTAACAGTTAAAAGTCCAAAAGAAGGAGGAAGTTATTTTGAAGACCTTAAAAATGTTGCTGAATGGAATTGGAAAAAAGATTTAGATAAACTAGGAAAACCAGTTGACAAAACAGAATGGGGAATGTCTCCTCAAACGGTTAATGCTTATTACAATCCATCTTATAATGAAATTGTTTTCCCAGCAGCTATTTTGCAACCACCTTTTTATAATTATAAAGCAGATGAAGCTGTTAATTATGGCGGAATTGGAGCCGTTATCGGTCACGAAATTTCACATGGTTTTGATGATGAAGGATCAAGATATAATGCAGAAGGTAATCTAGTAGATTGGTGGACCGCAGATGATTTGACAAAATTCACAGCATTAGGAACAGCTTTAGCTGATCAATATTCTGCTTTAGAACCATTACCTGGAATTCATGTAGATGGTAAATTTACTTTGGGAGAAAATATTGGAGATTTGGGCGGAATCAATGCAGCTTACGATGGGTTACAATTGTATTTAAAAGAAAATGGTAATCCAGGATTAATTGATGGATACACACCAGAACAACGATTATTCATTTCTTGGGCTACTATCTGGAGAAGCAAAATGCGTGACGAAGCTATAAAGAATCAAGTGAAAACAGATCCACATTCACCAGGAATGTTCAGAGCTTATGTTCCTTTATTAAACTTAGATACCTTCCATGCAGCCTTCGATATCAAACAAGGAGACGGAATGTATGTAGAGCCAAGTAAACGAGTTAAAATTTGGTAA
- a CDS encoding SDR family NAD(P)-dependent oxidoreductase, producing MKQISILGCGWLGLPLAKSLLEKGFSVKGSTTSVGKLSVLNDLGIEAFQIELLEQEIKGEIISFFNESEILIIDIPPKLRSNSNENFVKKIETLIPFIEKSEIQKVLFISSTSVYSDDNAIITENTKPHPDSESGKQLLSVEVLLQNNPNFKTTVLRFGGLIGENRHPIHFLAGRQHLENPEAPINLIHQTDCIGVIQKIIEHDCFEETFNAVAPFHPTRKEYYTQKAITLHLPLPQFEENKSSIGKTILSTKTETVLQYTFQNTTL from the coding sequence ATGAAACAAATCTCTATTTTAGGTTGCGGTTGGTTGGGTTTGCCTTTAGCAAAATCATTATTAGAAAAAGGATTTTCAGTTAAAGGTTCAACAACATCTGTCGGGAAGCTTTCGGTTTTAAATGACCTTGGAATTGAGGCTTTTCAGATAGAACTTTTAGAACAGGAAATCAAAGGAGAAATTATATCTTTTTTCAACGAATCTGAAATCCTGATTATTGATATTCCTCCAAAGTTACGAAGCAATTCAAATGAGAATTTTGTCAAAAAAATAGAAACCCTGATTCCGTTTATAGAAAAATCAGAAATACAAAAAGTGCTTTTTATAAGTTCTACTTCGGTTTATTCCGATGACAATGCTATTATCACAGAAAACACAAAACCTCATCCAGATAGTGAAAGTGGAAAGCAATTGCTATCAGTTGAAGTTCTTTTGCAGAACAATCCTAATTTCAAAACAACTGTACTTCGGTTTGGCGGATTGATTGGAGAAAATCGTCATCCAATTCACTTCTTAGCAGGAAGACAACATCTTGAAAATCCTGAGGCACCCATTAATTTAATTCATCAAACGGATTGTATTGGTGTTATTCAGAAAATCATTGAACACGATTGTTTTGAAGAAACCTTTAACGCTGTAGCTCCTTTTCATCCGACACGGAAGGAATATTATACACAAAAAGCCATTACATTGCATTTGCCATTACCTCAATTTGAAGAAAACAAATCCTCTATTGGAAAAACTATTTTGAGTACAAAAACCGAAACCGTTTTACAGTATACATTTCAAAACACGACCTTATGA
- a CDS encoding CBU_0592 family membrane protein yields MNTNDIIGTIGVSLILIAYFLNIFSLIKKEGILFYILNILGGAIACFSSYLIRFWPFVILEGTWSIISIIALLKSIKKPQE; encoded by the coding sequence ATGAATACCAATGATATAATAGGAACCATAGGCGTGAGCTTAATATTAATTGCCTATTTTCTGAATATTTTTTCACTGATAAAAAAAGAAGGAATACTGTTCTATATTTTGAATATTTTAGGTGGCGCCATTGCTTGTTTTTCTTCCTATTTAATTAGGTTTTGGCCCTTTGTAATTCTTGAAGGAACATGGTCAATCATCAGCATCATTGCTTTACTAAAAAGCATAAAAAAACCTCAAGAATAA